Genomic window (Helicoverpa zea isolate HzStark_Cry1AcR chromosome 9, ilHelZeax1.1, whole genome shotgun sequence):
CATGCGACCAGCCCGGGTGCCCACACGGCGCACGCCTCGTGGAACCACACCTCGTCCGCCGCGCCGCTTGCGCCTGTGCAGTACCGTCGCCGCGTCGCCTCGTCCAATGACCTGGGGAATGTACGAGCTTTAAATAGTTATCAACTATTACTCATCCTGTGTTGTTagttcaaaaataaacataaaaaaagaattataaCTATGCTATCCAATTTGTTATCCCACACCAATGTTGACCTATGTCAATATGCAAAAGTcaaaaataagacaaaaaaaacaacaaaataagtgTATACCTGTACTCATCACAGTCGGTATCGAGCGCGTAGGGCCCGAACAGGTCCCCGAGCGCGCAGGCGTGCGGGCCGCGCGCGCAGAAGGCGCACAGCCACGAGGCGTCGGGCGTGCTGGCGTCGTAGCGCAGCCCCAGCGTGCTCGCGTGCAGGCCCCTCACTCCGCGCACTCCGTTGCGGAACTCCTCGCCGCCCTTGCGCCGCGAGGTCGCGTCCTCCTCCTCGCCCGTCGTCGTGTTCATCACGCTTACTGAGAGGGGGGAATCGCGGGGGCCGCGGATCTATAggagaaatgtttttttcttaattgtCAGACAATTTTAAAGATATTTGTTCCCTGCGTTTTACTGTAAGTTTCATCTAATTCCTTCACTACTTTCatgtaaaactataaaacaCAAACATCCATCCACACATACACATCAAACCAAACAATGAGTACACACCTGTATGTACGGTCCTCGTGATTTACTAGAGCTGGCGTTACTGCCGGAGTCATACGCGTCACGTGCGGGGTCGCGAGGTCCCTTGCGCGGGCGCCGGGCTTCGGCCTTCTTGCGCTGCGCCTTCTTGTTGCGCGGCTCCACGCGGCCCTGCCGGCGCTCTGCCCGCGCGGGCGCAGACCGCCGCCGCTTGCGCGCCGCGGCCGGTGCAGCGGCCTCGTCAGCTGACGCCGCCGTAGCGTCCGCACCTGCTGCCGTGGGACTCGCCAGGGGTTCCTCCTCCAGCCCGGCGAACATCTTCTCCAGCTGGTTCTCCACTTCCACGAAGCTCGCAGCTGCGGGCTCGGCAGTGTGGGCGTCGCTGGCCTCAGGCTCAGCAGGCTTGGCTTCGGAGGGCGACTCTACTGGTACATTGGGCGCTTCAGGGTTGGAGGTGCGGGCACTGCGGCgtcgcggcgcggcggcgggcgcgggcggcggcgtggGGGAGGCgacgggcgcgggcggcgctggGGGCTCGGGGTCGGGCGCGGGGTCGGCGCGGGGCGCGTCGGGGCTGGCCAGCACGCTGCGCAGCTTGTCCACGGTGACGGcgggggcgggcggcgcgggcggcggggcgGCGGCTGCGCTGTCCGTGTCGGCGATCATGGCGGCGATGTCGTCTATCGTCTCCGCGGAGCCGGAGCGCGTTTTTCTCCTCGCGTGCGGCTGGTCGGGGCGCGGCGCCGCGTGCGGCAGGTCGGGGGGCGGGGACGCGGCTCGCGACTCCGCTACGTCCGCCTTCGCGTGTGCCGCGTCACCGTTCTcacgcggcgcgggcgcggggggcGGACTGGGAGGTGGGGACACCCGTGGTGCGGCAGGAGGCGGTGCAGGTGCAGGGGCGGCGGGTGGCGGGGCTGCGAGTGCGGGGGGCGGGGGCGCGGCCGCCACCCGCACGGTGCGCTCCGGTTTGCGTTTCCTCTTGGAGCCGGGCGGAGCGCCGCACGAGTCTGCCGAGTCCTGCAGAACAAAAAATACGAAGTTAGCTAAGGAATGAGGCAAGTAATAGGCAGTAAGCTAGCATGTGTGACACGGACCTCATTGGAGGAGGGCGGCGAGGGCGTGGGCGCGGCGCGGGAGTGCACGATGACGGAGTGCGGCGACACGGGCGAGGGCGCGAGGCGCTCGAGCAGCGCGTCGACGCGCGCGTGGTGGTGGCGCGGGGCCGCGCGGGCGATGAGGCTGTTGATGGTGGGCGCGTCGCGCACCGACAGCGCGGGCGGCGCCGCGTGGGCCCCGGGCGCGGGGGACGTGGCCGCGCCGTTGGAGGCTCGCCCGCCGCCCAGAGACAGGTCCACGCCCACGCGGGTGTATGCCATCAGCTCGTCCGCGCGCAGTTTGTCTGCTGATCATACCATTACTCATTTAACTATACCGCTGATTGAGTACAAACTTTAAATAGATAGATCTACATACAGTCAGAATTTTTCAAGCAAAGATATTAAAGTGGCACTTCCAGTCTTGGTGTGACTGAGTGAATAACCAATAGGATGACAATATTTACCTCTCGCTTGTCCTAAATGTTGATATATATCTGGAGGTAATGCAGCGTTTGCCTTTATGTCGCCCGGAGACGGAGTGTGTCTggaaatgttacaccaatataTAACTTTTACACATTTCAAAGATAGAATATTACctagttaataaaaatacaatttatgcTATTATTGATGAGAAGCACTTTCTACTAATTCCATTCTTATTCGTGCCCACTTTCGTCACCTTAGAATATTTGTGACAAATTCATGAAACCTCATTATCTTCGGTATTGTTATTCTAACTTCTAAAGCCGATAACTGACCTCATGTGATGTTTATCCGGCGGCGTGGGCGTGTGCCTGTAGAGCTCGGGTGGCGTGGCCGTGTGCCGGAACACCGAGTTCCCGCCCGCCGACTTCAACGCCTGCAATTGCAACAGACCCTACGATAGTCATCGATAAGGCAGGTTAATATACAGTTAGTGGTGTCGTAAGCAGCATGTCGATGATATTTTAGTAGTATGTACATAATTGTAATGAATGGATgtggaaatatttttatcagttgGTCATGTGGTAGAAATGttctggtaaataaaatacatataacaaCTATTGCaagagtttaaaaaaaaatgataatatgACGGTCTGACTGACTGATCTTTTAGGACATTGTTTAAACTAATGTGACTGGTCTTCTCTTGACAAAAAGATGATAAGCATTCTGAAACTAGATTAATCAACGAAAGAgagtaacaaaatattattacattattttctcGCATAAAAAACATGTGTAAATCACGGGtgcattttcatcaaaataactattaacCTATATTATTcacggtaaataaataaattgcttcGTTATAGCAGCAATATCGACTATCGATAGTGTTATTGCTTTGTTATCGCAGCACGAGTGAATAAAGCTGGCACACGCTAGCCCAACCCTATGAAATAGTTATAGAAGGCTATTATTTTGGGAAATGGGCCCCATAtagtaagtttgtttttttgaaaggGTTATCGTGGCTCTGTAACGCAAATAGTAATTTGACGGAAGAGTTTTGACATACCTAATCCAACTCTTTGGGCAAACGAAAAAAATCGACCAAGAGTCCGGCGATTCGGATGAAGGGTTTTTGTACCATTGTCTATAAACGTTttccctttataatattagttaagattTTGCAAAAAGATAGCCAATGCCACTAACCCTTATAGAACATGGTATTTAATGTAAACCCCTgttggtaatattttttatctcagaACTAACAAACGTACAAGGACGCGACATTTTTATgtgcaatttaattaaattcatgatTATATGTCTACTAAATTGCCTTCCGCAATTAAGAATTATCTCAATTAACACTAACATAATGTTCAGAATACTTCAAACTTTATAAAATTCACACAGATCTAAGCATACGGACACAAATACTGAGAACTCTATACATTTGGATGTTTAAATGTTTACACAAGTGCTAGTATATGTATAAACTTGTGATTAGTACAAAGAATAGGTAAGTATTCATTTTATATGAGGCTATGAACAGATTATATTTACTGTATGTTCAAAAGTTGTACAGAGATTTTAAagactatttatttgtacatatcTTGTCCAGTACCTTTTATTCTAAACTTGGCTATTCTATGTAATGACTTCAGGCTAGTTAATGATCAAAACACTGCTGCGGGCCCTCAATCAGCTAAGATCGCAATATATCACAGCGTGGTGGGAAACGGGGAAACGATTACCGAAAATCTatttgttgtttaaaaacttcttcgCGCTGTTCATTTTGGTGGAGTCTTGTCTAACCACTACGTTGGTTaccgcattttttttaatggaaacATGTAACTTTGGTGGGGTATTGGCCTAAGTTTACTTTATTTTAGTTGTAGTACAGTTATACAAAGGATCTTATCGGGGAAGTACCGTCAGTAGCTGTGTTTGTGCAATTAGGTATAAAAACGTGATATCCTTTAGCTTCGTTTTGGAATGATATCAACATGTCACGTTAGCTTATGTTAAGGTTTCTTTGTGAGAATTAATTGTAAATTGTTCGCGTACAAAAATTGCTAGAAAGTGATCGCGTAAAAAGGTGCAACTTCGCGTACATTTTAGAAAAGTTCGCACAAATATTGTTACTGTTGGCAATTGCAGTGTCGCACACCGTTGGATCCTCTGCTTTAATGGTATCAGATGGGCCCTGAGCTTTTTATTATCAGTCAATTTGTTTATGATCAAAAAAACAATTGGATGGATGCCTTTATTTCATAAACAATCGTCATTTGCTAATGACTGGCCTGATGATATTTGTCTAAGAAACTGTCCAAAACAATTAAGTATTCCCTTTTCAAGTGTACAACAAAGAAAAgtatgtttataattatttattcatccaggggcccgattctcctaattttacttaagcaacatacgattcacgttcgactcgattcgactgatatccaatcccgactcaattacgattgaaacgtatgtggcattccgctattttttctttgaaataaacgtttttatccttttctgtcattcaataatgaatcattttgtctgcaaatgatttacgattgcaaaatgattgtacagcatactaccgtattgaccaaaatcaccaaaatagcagaccaatcgcacaccaatcaaatgtcaatcgaatacgattgatcttttattagtagcagaatgcccgatatggttaaaactgctattgcgatcatattgcgattcgatttctattcgattttgacattattaacttaggagaatcgggcccctggtgctTCAACATGACATTTTCGATAGTTAAATATTCATGTGAAAAAAATGGTTTCTTCTTcggtaaatattatatttaatgttgAAAGTATGTAATGTAAATCATATTTGAAATTAGTAATTAACTGTATAAATGAAAGTTTTAACGTAAATCAACCTTCAgaaaacttcaaataaataactattatacTGCTTGTAAACGGTAGATTCCTATCATGACGTGGCAAGGTCAGATGGCAGACGTTaagttttgtgtaaaatatcgatatttaattgttaatgGTAATTAACTCCAAGTTTCTTTACGAGCCACCGACCTTTTTCATACCttgtataagtattatttattgtacaccTAGCAATTTTAAGACAGAAAAAGTATTGTTTCAAACGTGGTAAAACTAAAAACGCCGATGGAAAAATGACAAATGAACCCAGccaaactatagttcggccattcagagaatgcgttcctgacacgtcgcgattgaactgacgacgtaactttgcaatggcgttgcagttacgataaaaatatttttgctggttgtttaccgttttaacaattgaggagcattaaaacaacattattatatcaataatcaatgaatgttattacgtcgtcagttcaatcgcgacgtgtcaggaacgcattctctgaatggccgaactataaattgtTAGAAGCTTACCATGATGCCCAAACCATATTTAAACCAACTTCAGATTTAGTAAACAAAAATAGCATCTACATACAAGTATGATAAGCCCACATGAAAAATAATTACGCTCGCACAATCTCTAACAAGAATCTTGCACAGACATGATCTAACATGCTGTAAAAATGATTGATAACGCAGACTTTACATGCTGTCGTGATTAACGCCCGAATTAGTCACtgcattttgtttttgagaCTTCAAATCGCATATCTCTGCTTGAAATTGTAATGGCTAATTTAACACTAAGTATAATTTATCTACTGTGTTTAGgagacaatttaatttaaatcatatttaaagGAGTTTTACCAAGAATGCAAAAATGTAGAAGCCCACTACCCTTTATGAAGCTTAAACCAATCCCTTACGGCCATTCTCAATATTCTATCTTACTTTATTTACTAGAGACAGAATTCTGTCATATTCCTACCTCTATTATGCAAAACAACATAAGAATATAGAGAATAACCGTTTCACCATACCAAGCAGCCACCAGTACCCAACCATAAACCATTTCTAAGTCGATACATACCTGTAGAGGGTCCGGGGGTGAAGGCGCCGGCACGTGGTAGAGGTGTGGCGGAGGCGTGGGCGTGTGCCACGTGACGCCGCGGTCCGACGCCATGTGTGCTTGCGGCGCGCGCGCCAACAAGTTCGCCACCTGCAACTGATATATGGTATGTTTTAGAGGTCTTCGTAAGCTATACATAGTTAGGAGACAAATAATATGTACAAGGGCAATTGATGAATGCACTTATTATGACTTCTTCCTTTTTGAGTAAAATAAAGTTCCGTCCATTTGCATTATTAGATGTAGATTTCCGCAATAGATGAAGAAGGGCGAATTTATACTCTAAGTTTTAGGAAGATAGGTACCAAAGTCTGTCTACTGTCTATGTAGCAAAAAGAGTGTTTTTAAAGATTAAATTCTTACTCCTCTGATTGAGTCTATCATACATACATAAAGCTTCATTCTTTATCTTCTCTCCAAATGTttggcaaaatattttataggtttGCAGTTTTACTTTTTCATATAGGTACAAAACGAGGCAACATGCATGCAGAACTTATAGAGATGTAGTAAGAAGTAACCATCATACTCTAATTGGCCTATAATATTTAGTAAAGACCTAATCCCATAAGACCAAACCGTTTTCAGAGATCACGTTAAGATAGGTTAACGAGACGAACGAGAAACATAAATTTAAGAAACTTCAAACAAGATTAGTCTTTTTAATAACACGTATAAATCAATTTTAGTTCAAAAAGGTGTTTTTATCTGCTGAGTACTGAAACACAGCTCTATTTTAAGATGAATTTACTTATCATTCTATCtctattacatttacttatactGTGacgaaaatattaatgttaaaatgaaaataagtaatatttaaataataaataagaccTATTAATATAAGTAAGTGCGATGACCCTGACAGTACTTTATCTGCGTAACGTCACGAAGCGTTGTCACTCTGACGTCAGTGCACATTGCACCGACTTTCCCTGCATCTTCCGATCATCAATGACCTTGATTGACACTTGTTTTtggaaacttttttattaaagaGAAGACTTTGTAACCTTCTTATGGGTGTTCACAAGAATTATAAGGTTTGGCATAGTGTAAATTTTCTTCTAAATCCTTGAAATTACAGCAGCTACCTACAAGTTCACAGTTACTAAATCATACGCACTATTATTATGATTAACTACTCAGAAATTAATGATGACGACTACGCCTATTTATTACTGAATAAATCTAGTTTTACTGACCAGCCAAATGCGTTTATTGGCCATGTCAGATTTCTGGGAAATATTGCATGGATTTCGTTCCTATTTAACCCTTTGCAGGTCATTCTGCGTGCATAGGGGTCATATAGGGGTCGCAACTGGACCAAATACCGTGTGTTTTTTCTTCTATGAGTAGTGTTGTGCTGTACCAGTTTTTTACCATAGATAAACAGTTCCCGTTATGATTGATAGCAGCAAAAATAACGCACTAGGGGGTAATAAAGTCTATCACGTAACAGATTCTAGATATAATCATCCTATCACGCTCAATGCCAAAATTCAGTAATCGTAAAAGTCTATTTTTAGAAATCAAttctacaaaattaaaatctgGCTAAAAGATAcggaaaatacaaattattagaTGAGAAAAATTACAAACCACAGATAAATTATTTGACCTAAAATTTTAGCAGTGTTCGAGAAAAAAATTAATGGTCTGAATGagctaattttaaattgaattaggCCAGATGTTTCCAGATTATTCTAGTTCAGttagttttgttataaaaaactGCACATTTTTATGCTGATTGATCACTGGCTGCCAAAACCACAATGATAAGCAAAACGGTTTGAATTTATTCAAATGAACAGAACATAAATCTTAATAGAGATAATAAAATGCGTATGAATATTTTAAGTGGGATGATTCTAAACTAGCTGAGCTCATATGAGGTAATTCTGAAAACTATAATACAAGAAAGGAAACTTTTCTCATTAAAAATGCTAAGTAACTTTCATATCAAATTCAGagcataataatatacctatctgaatgttaaatgttttttttttcgaatttaatataaaaaaatgtaaaaaaatatgttgagaaATCAATAAATGAACTACAAATTACCTATCTGACAAATCCTATGCTGAAATCCGCATCAAAATCAGTACAGCCAAATGTGAGATAATCGCTTAAAATACATACACACAGGTCAAACTGAgtacctccttttttgaagttacTAAAATATTCAGAAATTACAGTTTACCATTGAATTCCTCACATGACGCTTTGCTCGCTgaattaagtacaaaaaaattatgGTGGTTTCCTGcaaaaaaccttataaaataaagcaaccactaatttaattaacaaaacctATAAAAAACGAAGTTCACAATATGTACAGAACACAAACTTCTAATAAGAAAACTACTGAACAAACTTTCATAATgaaaacttttaagtttttcAACTTTGAAAGTAAAAGTTAAGGTTAACATTGTTGGGAAGAAACTTTCCTTTTTCTTTTTTCCTTTTTGAAATGGCTAGTaagagacctacagtttaacatgccccctctgaaacacagtccaataaatgtatatttagaaagagcatacaaacttagaaaagttgcattggtacttgcctgacctggaatcgaacctacaaactcgtacttgagaggttggttccaagaattcttatattttaaaatatttgttggtaCATTTTAAGTGATGTTAATACTAAAACCAAGTAAGGATATTAGAATAATGATTTCAcagatataattaatattacatgTTTTTTATACTCACTCAAATAGTATTCTTATCAGTAAATGGCTGTGAGATGTCAATACTTCGTGGTTTTTAACCAAATAATAGACAAAAACAATATGGTAATAaccatataatattatgaaatagttGATAGAATATATCATTTGCTCAATATGTCTATACCTACTCAGGTAAGCatgtttttaaccgatttcaaaaaacttttttacaaaaaaattaaaccgacttcccaagacactaaaaagcaaaaaaaaaactatttttaggtgcatcggcctagaagtcggtgtcttatggatgttactaagttaattttgccaccgacttctaggccgatgcacctaaaaatagtttttttttttgctttttagtgtcttgggaagtcggtttaatttttttgtaaaaaagttttttatttaaagcttttcagtgatacgaatagttgtcactatccatacaagtgggaagttctcatcaatacaaagaatataagtccaaatacgaggtattttacatattcagttgtcgagttccctcgactttctctggtctccatcatcaggtcagctccaaaccttcactgttgcaaaggtcttgtcaatacaaataatttaagcccaaacacgaggtagtttacatattcagttgtcgagttccctcgaccctctctggtttccatcatcagatcagctccaaatcttcactgttgaatagtgcttttaggcgtacacctgagtgtcaagtttttaccctatgtatgcctacaactttcgaaggttgccctcgatttctcagggtttccatcatcagatcctgacctgatgactatgggaccaactggcagctattccgagtcgaacaaaaaaagaatcacgtaaatcggtctataaacctcggagtaatcgatgtacatacatagaaaaaaaaaaaaaaaaaaaaaatataccggccgaattgataacctcctcctttttgggaagtcggttaaaaaggaagTACCTACTCAGTTTGAcctttttgtatgtatgttagtgATTATCACACTTTtggctgaaccaattttgatgcggttttcagcagtATTTGTCAGATATAggagaatgttttatttttatgtattattgaagttgatttttttttgtttatacataaaaatatattacattatacatattGTAGTATATTCTTTTGTAACTTTTGCAATAAGCTGATTCAAAAGTCTATATGATAGTTTTAGTGATACAGTTAAATATTCATttgctttaaatattatttatgtaagtatataataagTAAAAAGACACTATAGgtaaaataagtaataataaaaagataacttgtttttttaagtttcctTATGTACCTGCATAAATGATGTACTTATGTATTGTCTTTGAATTTATGACTAATCAACTTTCAGCTACTGAAATTCTCAATAGAAAAGAAATCAACTTACCCTGTTTAATATAAATGGGAATTATCTTATCTATTAAAAAATCCTTGCAAGTGGGTTAGGGGCACATGTAATCTAGAACATATTTTTGTAGTGTAAACTTAGagtaaataacaacaaataacaGACTGGTATCAGTGGTATACTCACATTGATAGCAAGAATGCCATTATATGTGTCATCTAACCAAGTGTGTCAATGAAAACAGCTGATTGCTATGTGATTATCACACACTCAGGGACACACTTACCCACACAAAGGATATTACCATTTTTAACG
Coding sequences:
- the LOC124633552 gene encoding WAS/WASL-interacting protein family member 3-like isoform X6, with translation MSGGSQHNPNGRQSQLGSGWSPLQVANLLARAPQAHMASDRGVTWHTPTPPPHLYHVPAPSPPDPLQGLLQLQALKSAGGNSVFRHTATPPELYRHTPTPPDKHHMRHTPSPGDIKANAALPPDIYQHLGQARADKLRADELMAYTRVGVDLSLGGGRASNGAATSPAPGAHAAPPALSVRDAPTINSLIARAAPRHHHARVDALLERLAPSPVSPHSVIVHSRAAPTPSPPSSNEDSADSCGAPPGSKRKRKPERTVRVAAAPPPPALAAPPPAAPAPAPPPAAPRVSPPPSPPPAPAPRENGDAAHAKADVAESRAASPPPDLPHAAPRPDQPHARRKTRSGSAETIDDIAAMIADTDSAAAAPPPAPPAPAVTVDKLRSVLASPDAPRADPAPDPEPPAPPAPVASPTPPPAPAAAPRRRSARTSNPEAPNVPVESPSEAKPAEPEASDAHTAEPAAASFVEVENQLEKMFAGLEEEPLASPTAAGADATAASADEAAAPAAARKRRRSAPARAERRQGRVEPRNKKAQRKKAEARRPRKGPRDPARDAYDSGSNASSSKSRGPYIQIRGPRDSPLSVSVMNTTTGEEEDATSRRKGGEEFRNGVRGVRGLHASTLGLRYDASTPDASWLCAFCARGPHACALGDLFGPYALDTDCDEYRSLDEATRRRYCTGASGAADEVWFHEACAVWAPGLVACGARVWGLPPAVWGARAARCGHCGAPGAALACGARGCVARAHLPCARPQGWALHEDEFRAACPHHAS
- the LOC124633552 gene encoding WAS/WASL-interacting protein family member 3-like isoform X5, translated to MSGGSQHNPNGRQSQLGSGWSPLQVVANLLARAPQAHMASDRGVTWHTPTPPPHLYHVPAPSPPDPLQGLLQLQALKSAGGNSVFRHTATPPELYRHTPTPPDKHHMRHTPSPGDIKANAALPPDIYQHLGQARADKLRADELMAYTRVGVDLSLGGGRASNGAATSPAPGAHAAPPALSVRDAPTINSLIARAAPRHHHARVDALLERLAPSPVSPHSVIVHSRAAPTPSPPSSNEDSADSCGAPPGSKRKRKPERTVRVAAAPPPPALAAPPPAAPAPAPPPAAPRVSPPPSPPPAPAPRENGDAAHAKADVAESRAASPPPDLPHAAPRPDQPHARRKTRSGSAETIDDIAAMIADTDSAAAAPPPAPPAPAVTVDKLRSVLASPDAPRADPAPDPEPPAPPAPVASPTPPPAPAAAPRRRSARTSNPEAPNVPVESPSEAKPAEPEASDAHTAEPAAASFVEVENQLEKMFAGLEEEPLASPTAAGADATAASADEAAAPAAARKRRRSAPARAERRQGRVEPRNKKAQRKKAEARRPRKGPRDPARDAYDSGSNASSSKSRGPYIQIRGPRDSPLSVSVMNTTTGEEEDATSRRKGGEEFRNGVRGVRGLHASTLGLRYDASTPDASWLCAFCARGPHACALGDLFGPYALDTDCDEYRSLDEATRRRYCTGASGAADEVWFHEACAVWAPGLVACGARVWGLPPAVWGARAARCGHCGAPGAALACGARGCVARAHLPCARPQGWALHEDEFRAACPHHAS
- the LOC124633552 gene encoding WAS/WASL-interacting protein family member 3-like isoform X2; its protein translation is MNFVTSVRKCFICMLFTPILHFNANLQVANLLARAPQAHMASDRGVTWHTPTPPPHLYHVPAPSPPDPLQGLLQLQALKSAGGNSVFRHTATPPELYRHTPTPPDKHHMRHTPSPGDIKANAALPPDIYQHLGQARADKLRADELMAYTRVGVDLSLGGGRASNGAATSPAPGAHAAPPALSVRDAPTINSLIARAAPRHHHARVDALLERLAPSPVSPHSVIVHSRAAPTPSPPSSNEDSADSCGAPPGSKRKRKPERTVRVAAAPPPPALAAPPPAAPAPAPPPAAPRVSPPPSPPPAPAPRENGDAAHAKADVAESRAASPPPDLPHAAPRPDQPHARRKTRSGSAETIDDIAAMIADTDSAAAAPPPAPPAPAVTVDKLRSVLASPDAPRADPAPDPEPPAPPAPVASPTPPPAPAAAPRRRSARTSNPEAPNVPVESPSEAKPAEPEASDAHTAEPAAASFVEVENQLEKMFAGLEEEPLASPTAAGADATAASADEAAAPAAARKRRRSAPARAERRQGRVEPRNKKAQRKKAEARRPRKGPRDPARDAYDSGSNASSSKSRGPYIQIRGPRDSPLSVSVMNTTTGEEEDATSRRKGGEEFRNGVRGVRGLHASTLGLRYDASTPDASWLCAFCARGPHACALGDLFGPYALDTDCDEYRSLDEATRRRYCTGASGAADEVWFHEACAVWAPGLVACGARVWGLPPAVWGARAARCGHCGAPGAALACGARGCVARAHLPCARPQGWALHEDEFRAACPHHAS
- the LOC124633552 gene encoding WAS/WASL-interacting protein family member 3-like isoform X4, giving the protein MSGGSQHNPNGRQSQLGSGWSPLQVLQVANLLARAPQAHMASDRGVTWHTPTPPPHLYHVPAPSPPDPLQGLLQLQALKSAGGNSVFRHTATPPELYRHTPTPPDKHHMRHTPSPGDIKANAALPPDIYQHLGQARDKLRADELMAYTRVGVDLSLGGGRASNGAATSPAPGAHAAPPALSVRDAPTINSLIARAAPRHHHARVDALLERLAPSPVSPHSVIVHSRAAPTPSPPSSNEDSADSCGAPPGSKRKRKPERTVRVAAAPPPPALAAPPPAAPAPAPPPAAPRVSPPPSPPPAPAPRENGDAAHAKADVAESRAASPPPDLPHAAPRPDQPHARRKTRSGSAETIDDIAAMIADTDSAAAAPPPAPPAPAVTVDKLRSVLASPDAPRADPAPDPEPPAPPAPVASPTPPPAPAAAPRRRSARTSNPEAPNVPVESPSEAKPAEPEASDAHTAEPAAASFVEVENQLEKMFAGLEEEPLASPTAAGADATAASADEAAAPAAARKRRRSAPARAERRQGRVEPRNKKAQRKKAEARRPRKGPRDPARDAYDSGSNASSSKSRGPYIQIRGPRDSPLSVSVMNTTTGEEEDATSRRKGGEEFRNGVRGVRGLHASTLGLRYDASTPDASWLCAFCARGPHACALGDLFGPYALDTDCDEYRSLDEATRRRYCTGASGAADEVWFHEACAVWAPGLVACGARVWGLPPAVWGARAARCGHCGAPGAALACGARGCVARAHLPCARPQGWALHEDEFRAACPHHAS
- the LOC124633552 gene encoding WAS/WASL-interacting protein family member 3-like isoform X7 — encoded protein: MSGGSQHNPNGRQSQLGSGWSPLQVLQVANLLARAPQAHMASDRGVTWHTPTPPPHLYHVPAPSPPDPLQALKSAGGNSVFRHTATPPELYRHTPTPPDKHHMRHTPSPGDIKANAALPPDIYQHLGQARADKLRADELMAYTRVGVDLSLGGGRASNGAATSPAPGAHAAPPALSVRDAPTINSLIARAAPRHHHARVDALLERLAPSPVSPHSVIVHSRAAPTPSPPSSNEDSADSCGAPPGSKRKRKPERTVRVAAAPPPPALAAPPPAAPAPAPPPAAPRVSPPPSPPPAPAPRENGDAAHAKADVAESRAASPPPDLPHAAPRPDQPHARRKTRSGSAETIDDIAAMIADTDSAAAAPPPAPPAPAVTVDKLRSVLASPDAPRADPAPDPEPPAPPAPVASPTPPPAPAAAPRRRSARTSNPEAPNVPVESPSEAKPAEPEASDAHTAEPAAASFVEVENQLEKMFAGLEEEPLASPTAAGADATAASADEAAAPAAARKRRRSAPARAERRQGRVEPRNKKAQRKKAEARRPRKGPRDPARDAYDSGSNASSSKSRGPYIQIRGPRDSPLSVSVMNTTTGEEEDATSRRKGGEEFRNGVRGVRGLHASTLGLRYDASTPDASWLCAFCARGPHACALGDLFGPYALDTDCDEYRSLDEATRRRYCTGASGAADEVWFHEACAVWAPGLVACGARVWGLPPAVWGARAARCGHCGAPGAALACGARGCVARAHLPCARPQGWALHEDEFRAACPHHAS